The following nucleotide sequence is from Trifolium pratense cultivar HEN17-A07 linkage group LG2, ARS_RC_1.1, whole genome shotgun sequence.
gaaagaaagtgccATCGCCACCCTTATTATAGAAACTTGGAAGCCTAGGATGTCCTACACCTGGTGGGCTAGGTCCTGAatctgttggaaagaaagtACCATCACCACCCTTATTATCGAAACTTGGAAGCATAGGATGTCCTACACCAGGCGGGCTAGGTCCCGAATCTGTTGGAAACAATGTGTCGTCACCACCCTTATTATCGAAACTTGGAAGCCTAGGATGTCCTACACCAGGTGGGCTAGGTCCCGAATttgttggaaagaaagtgccATCGCCACCCTTATTATAGAAACTTGGAAGCCTAGGATGTCCTACACCAGGTGGGCTAGGTCCCGAatctgttggaaagaaagtgtCATCGCCACCCTTATTATTGAAACTTGAAAGCCTAGGATGTCCTACACCAGGTTGGCTAGGTCCTGAATCTGTTAGAAAGTAAGTGTCATCACCACCCTTATTATCATCATTTAGAAGCCTTGATGCATCCATTGAACCGATGTTTTGCATGATagtaaggagaagaaaaaaagttaatacCATGTTTTTCTCTGCCATGAAAGCTCTTTAAGCTATAATGGATTAAAATTGCATACTAGCTTTTGAATAAATAGAGAAAACTAGTTGTGATctttagacaaaataaaatataatgcaagTGATCTATGGTGAGAGTGAGAGTTGTATTTAACATTATATAGACTTCTTTTTGGTCAAAAAGTTTTCTATATACATAAATTTAACTTATGTATATAAATGACGTTtgactgaaaaaaaaatcacattttgcTTTAAGATAGtaaagtaatattaattaaaaaaaaaactgatataatatatatacttttatt
It contains:
- the LOC123904249 gene encoding collagen alpha-2(IV) chain-like translates to MQNIGSMDASRLLNDDNKGGDDTYFLTDSGPSQPGVGHPRLSSFNNKGGDDTFFPTDSGPSPPGVGHPRLPSFYNKGGDGTFFPTNSGPSPPGVGHPRLPSFDNKGGDDTLFPTDSGPSPPGVGHPMLPSFDNKGGDGTFFPTDSGPSPPGVGHPRLPSFYNKGGDGTFFPTNSGPSPPGVGHPGLPSFDNKGGDGTFFPTDSGPSQPGVGHPRLPSFDNKGGDDTFFPTDSGPCQPAVGHPRLPSFHNKGGDSTFFPTDSGPSQPGVGHPRLPSFDNKDGDDTFFPTDSGPSNLM